A window of Variovorax sp. HW608 genomic DNA:
CCCGCTGGAGCGCATCTACCGCGACGTGCGCGTGTGCCAGATCTACGAAGGCACGTCGGACATCCAGAAGCTGCTGATCCAGCGGGCGCTCTGAGCGACCACAACGCCAAGGGATACGCCCGGATTCCCCGGGATGCCCAATCTTGAAACGTGCATCACTTTGAAGCTGTCAGTCAGCTGGCAAACATCAGGAGAATACTTTGAGTGCTTATGTGCTGGCCGTTATCAACGTCGAAGACCCGGTGAAGTATGGAGATTACGCCTCCGTGGCCCCGGCTACGGTCGAAGCATTTGGAGGACGGTATCTTGCTCGCGACGGAAAAAAACATCCGCTGGAAGGTGCTGTATTCGGGAATCGGGTCGTAGTTCTCGAGTTCCCCTCCGTAGAAGCTGCTAACCGCTGGTACCACTCGGATGAGTATCAAGCAGTCAGACGCAAGCGAGAGGGGGCGGCACAGGGAGACATTTTCGTCATTGAAGGCTACGCTCATCCATCGTCAAATTGACTTGGAGGGCTAGTAGGCATCTGTGCGGCCTCACTGTGCGCCCTTGCGGGGTGCTCTGATCTGAGGGTGCTCGATCCGCTGCCGGCGGAGCGTCGCTACGCCAAGGCCGCTAGATCAATCATATTTCAATGGCCACGCCGATGGTGGACAACTGGTCTCGGACATGGGGTCACTTCGTGGTTGGCTCCGGCAGCGCTTGCCTCGATGTGACGGAGCCGCGGAAGCATTGGCCCTGTTGCGCGCTCGTGCCGCTGGCTAGCGCCCCGGCGATATAGCCACAGGATCGCGGGGACGCCGCAGCCCTTGCTTTGAACCCGGCGCATTGTTTGCGCCGTCCGCGAAACCCAAGACTCTCGAGAGGGCCAGCGCGGTCAGGGTCTCGAGGTCAGACGCTCGACTCGTCTATGTTGAAACCAGGCTTGTCGAAGCGCCTCACTTCGTGGCTTCGAGCCCGGGGCTGATGGCGTAGATCCTGCGAAGCATTGAAGTGAGAGCCAGTCGCGGAAATTTGAGCACGCTGCATTGTGGATGAGCTGCTTCGTTGGGCGAGGGCCCGTGAACAGGATCAAGAAGGTGAGTAGAAGACTCAGCGGCGTTCAAAAGGCCAAGATGGCCATGGACGCCGTCAAAGGTACTCATGTATTCACGGAGAAGCTGCGTGCTACGCGAACATGTCTTCCTTGATCTCATCGAAGGAGGGCGAGGGCGACCGCCTCACCCTCCGTCAAAGGCGCTAGCGATTTGGTGCAGTACGCTCGGATTTCACCAACAACACAAGGATTCCACCCAGCACCAGCAAACCTGCAAGCATGTGAAGCCCCGCGTTGGTACTTTGAGTCGCGTCCTTGATGAGGCCGATCAAAAACGGTGCGCTGAAGCCGGAGAGATTACCGAACGAATTGATGAAAGCGATGCCAGCTGCGGCTGCCGTGCCACCGAGGAATGCTGTCGGTATTCCCCAGAAAATCGGGATCGTCGACATAATCCCCATGGTGGCAATCGTCAGACCGACCATCGAGAGCGTCACGTTGCCGCCGTAGGCCACGCTCATGACCAAGCCGAGGGCACCGACGATGGCTGCAATTGCGCTGTGCCAGCGATATTCCAGGCGGTGGTCCGCGCTGCGGGCCATGAAGTACATTGCGATAACGCCGAATGTCCACGGTACGGCGCTAATCAGACCGATGTCCAAGGCTCCCTTGACGCCCATTGCCTTGATGATGCTAGGGAGCCAGAACGAAATGCCATAGATCCCTGCGGTGAAAGTGAAGTACACAATCGCCAGCAGCCAAACGCGGCCATTGCCAAGCACGCTAAGGATATGAGGCTCCGCCTTGCCGACACCTTCTTGCGCGATGTCCCGCACAATTAGTTCGCGCTCAGGGGCGGTGAGCCATTTGGCGTCCGCGACCCGATCTTCGAGATAACGCAGCACGACCAGACCGAGCGCCACCGTCGGCAGACCCTGCAAGAGGAAGAGCCACTGCCAGCCGGCCCAGCCGTGCACGCCGCCCACGCCTTGCAGGATCCAGCCCGAGATCGGACCACCGAGGATGCCGGCGAACGGAATCGCGGCCACGAAGAATGACGTGGCCTTGCTACGTCGCCAGGCAGGGTACCAGTAGGTCAGGTACAGAATGATTCCCGGAAAGAATCCGGCTTCGGCCACGCCGAGTAGGAAGCGGACCACATAGAAGGATGTGGCCGAGTTGACAAACATGGTGCCGGCAGAGAGCAGGCCCCAGGTGATCATGATGCGAGCGATCCATCGCCGGGCACCAACCTTGTGGAGGATGACGTTGCTTGGCACTTCAAACAGGAAGTAGCCGATGAAGAAAATGCCGGCTCCGAGGCCGTAAACGGCTTCGCTGAACTGCAAATCGCTCTGCATCTGGAGCTTTGCGAAGCCGATGTTTACACGGTCCAGGTAGGCGACGATGTAGCAAATGAACAGGAGCGGAAGGAGCCGCCAGCCGACCTTGCGGTAGGTCGCATCTGCGAAGTCGCCCGCGGGCGACGCAATCGCGGCATTTGATTGCCTTGATTCGAAAGTACTTGTGGTCATAGAGGTCTCAAAATTGTCCATGTGACCCGCTGATCGTTGCGCGAACAGCCAAGCCTGGCTCCCGGGTTTACGCGAATACGCTCATAGGGATTGAAGATTCGCGGTTCTCCGATTGAGATGGTGCTAGAGGCGGACGAGTGCAACGGGAGCGCTTCGCGTGCTTCGCAAGATTGGCCCGCGCAGCGGCTGGGCCGCTGGCCCGGCGCGCATGCGAGCGAATCATTACCAAGAGATATTGACGCTGGCCGATGACAGATTCTTGTTTGCCCGGCCGGATGCAGAGGCGGCGTCCAATGCGCTCTGCAATACGCCGCGCTTGATTGCGCATGCGGGCTGGCTTTTGCGACTGCACTGCCATCTCGTTGCGAAGAGGCTGGTTCCACGACTGAGGTCAGCGGAGCCGAGCAGGCGCACTAATCCTGACGGCAAGCGGCATCGTGACTTCGGGGGACATCTCTGTACTGTTCAGCGTGCAGCCCCGAAGACGAGGGCCCATGCCCCATCTTCGTGGCGCTGTCTCGCTGCCCCCTTGGTGCGGACGCGACACCCTCATCTTCGAAAGCCTCGGCGTCCGGCTGCTCAAAGGCTACTTGCAAGCGTAGCTGGCCGCCTTGAGGATGTCGCCGCTGACATAGGTTGCCTTCGTCGGATAGGCACACGCCGGAAGGCTCATCTCGGGTCCAACCGTAGGGCCAAAACCTGTCCAAATCGGGGGCACGTATCCGTCCTTGGGCGAATTAAAGACCATCGTGTCCGGCGAGATTCCCTTTTCCACCCAACTGACCAGGGCCTGATACGTCTGAAAGGCGACGGGAGCTGGTGGATTGGACTCGCGATTTGCCGACCCATTGAACTCGCCATGGAACAATCCTGGGAGCACGTAGAGCTTGTAGTAGTTCTGCACGGCCGCCAAGCCGCCCATTTGAGCCACAACGTGGTCATAGTAGTCGGTGTGTCCCTGCAACCATACACTTGCGTCGTGCACGTTGCTCGTATGCAAGAGTTTCGTGCCCGCGTCCCGAAGCCGAGTCAGATCGGGATTGTTTGTGTTGAAGCCGAATTGGCCGTTCATCGCCTTGAATTTGTCGTACGCGTCGGCGAGTTGTGCGTAGGTCAAGTTCATCCACCCGTCCTGGCCGTTGCCAGTGGCGTTAATGAACGTAGCCGTGCCCATGCTGGGATCGTGCAGTGCTATCGCAGCGACGTCACGCCCTACGCCCGGGCCGCCCAACCAGGTGAATGCATTCAGCAGCGAGCGGATATAGCCCCCCCGCGGGTAGCCGTACCATTTCCGTACCCCCGACGGCGGCGCGTCAAAGCCGTTGTCGATGGCCGGATCAGGCACGCTGCCATCGACTGTCAGCCCGTACCAGATCTTGTTCATGACCAGAGCTTGCTTTTGCGTCAGGCAGGCAGAGGTACTGTTCGTACCGCCGTCGGTGGTGCACAGGACGGCCGTATCCTTGGTCGGGTCGTAGCGGCAGCTCTTGATGTCGAGAATGAAGCCAAGATGCTGGCCCCCGACCATGTCGCAAGCCGATACAGCTGCCCGCGACGCCAAGTCCAACTGCGCCACAGGATCGTTGCCACCGAGTTCGCGCAGCGCCAGCAGGGCCGGATAGACCTCAGGGAGGAAGGAACTCCAGTCTGGCCCCGGCATCGCCGCAAGAATGCCATCGTACTGCTCCGGCAGATTCTGGGCAACATGCAGCGCCTGTCGACCACCGCCCGAGCCACCAGAGAAGTACGAATATTGCGGCGCTGAGCCATAGTAGGCCGTCGCCAGCGCCTTGGTCTTGACCGCCTGCTCGTAGAGACCGCGATAAGTCCAATCTCGCCAGCCGGCTGCATTGTCTGATTTGTCAGGGTTCAGCGCGAAAGAGCCCTGCGTCGGAGACTGTATTCCAGTGTCGGTCATGGAGGTGACCGCGCCCTCATCGGTGGCCACGCGCGCCGGTGAGTCATCGGTACCCCACATGCCGCTACCTAGGGTCATCTTGTCGAGCGTCGTCTCCGGCCCGCCGGTCGACCATCCTGGGGTGCCCAGGACGTGAACCCGGTGGATCCAGGCATCTTTCTCCGGCAACCACACCTCAATGCCGATGCCGCGCGACGTGGAAGGCGCCCCGTCGGGCCCCGGAACGCCAGGCCCAACGAGGAGCTTCACCATGCAAAGATCGGCCGCGAACACGGCCGGCCCGCCCAGAAAGGCTGCCTGCTGGGCCGTGACACCGAAATACGCGTCGCCCTTCTTGACTTTCTTTACTTGCAAGACGGTCGTGTTTGCATCTGGCTTGAAGGCCGTCTTCATTGATTCGTCGCAGGCCAACCCGGTCTGCGCGGTCGTCCCCGTCGACCCAGTCGAGCCCGTCGAGCCCGTCTGTCCAGCCAACCCAAGCAGCCCGCTATTGCTACTTCCCCCACCGCCGCACGCGGAAAGCAATGCCAGCGTCGCGGTTGTCGTCGCTGCTGCCAGCACACCCAGGTGCACCACTCGTCTCATGTGTATCTCCGTGCGCCGACCTCAGATCGGCGAGATGTTGTGAATGAAAGACCCATACGTTGAAGTCGAAGAGAGCCCTGTCCAAAGGATGTGTGCTCGCTCTTCGTGTCAGGATTTTTCCGCTGTATCCATGGGTCCCCTGTAGGGTTTACGCGCGCTAGGTCAGATGGATTTGCGAAGCAAGGCTCTCGAATCGAGATGGTTGAGGACGCTAGCTACATAGACTCTGCCCGTAGAACGCCCGGTACGGGCGAATCCGGAACGCCAACTCATCAATGCCGCAATGAAGCGAATTAGGTTACGGGTCATAGACCACTGGGTCCTGCGGGTTTTGTGCTTAACGAAGTGCTGGAGGGGGGCGCCCGCGCACCCTCGGTTTCGAGGAATCTGGCAACGCGCTGTCTTCTTGATGCTGTAGATTCCCATCGCAGTGACGGATGGCTACCGGGGCTGCGCAGGCAAGTTTGGAGGTGCGCAATGAGCGCCGCCGTAACCTTCCTCCAATGCCGTCCTCCTTGGAGCCTCGACAGCATGATCGCGTAATCGCTTCGAGCCTGCTTCTGATTTGGTTGCTCGTGGAGCGCTGGACTACCATTGCTTCGATTCGACGCCCGAAGTGACCATGAGCGCAGCTCAGGTGGCGCACATCAGAAAACCGGAGCATCCGGTGCGCGACCTGTACCTGGTCGAACGGCTACAGCCGATCCTTCGTGATTGCAAGCGCGAGCGCATTCGCATCATCACCAACTAGTGTAGTGCGCTTGAAATAATAGAACTTATTTGATACACTCCGACCTCGGCGGAGGTCGTCATGCGCATTGCCCCAAGGATCGAACTGGATGCGGCTGTTCAACGAGAGTTGACGGCCTTGGCGCGGCGAGGCCGCGTCGAGGCTCGTGTGCAGCAGCGCGCCAAGATCGTGTTGTTGGCCGCTCAGGGCTGGCAGAACAAGGACATCGCCTCCGAGGTCGATCTGGATCGGCGCCAGGTGGCCTTGTGGCGCCAGCGCTTCCTGGAAGGCGGGGTGGAGGCACTGATGCAGGATGCGCCGCGCCCAGGGCGTACCCCGAGCGTGACCACCGCCGAGTTTGAATCGAGCGTCGTGGACAAGACGCTTCACGAAAAGCCCATCGCGGCCACGCACTGGAGCACGCGCACGCTGGCCGCGCAGCTCGGCGTGGGGCCGACAACGATTCGCCGCGTGTGGAAGCGCAACGGTCTGAAGCCGCATAGGCAAAGCACCTTCAAGCTCTCGCGGGACCCGCGCTTCGAGGACAAGCTGCTGGACGTCGTGGGGCTCTATCTGAACCCACCCGAGCGCGCCTTGGTGCTGAGCTGCGACGAGAAAAGCCAGATCCAGGCGCTCAACCGCACTCAGCCCGGCTTGCCGATGAAGAAAGGCCGCGCCGGCACCGTCACGCACGATTACAAGCGCCACGGCACGACCACCCTGTTCGCCGCCTTGAACACCCTGGACGGCACCGTGATCTCGATGTGCCAGCAGCAACACCGCCACGCCGAGTGGTTGCAGTTCCTGCGCCTGATCCAGCGCAAGACGCCCAAGCACCTGAAGTTGCACCTGATCGTGGACAACTACGGCACCCACACCCACCCAGAGGTTCAAGCCTGGCTCGCCAAGCACCCGCGCTTTGTCATGCACTTCACACCCACCAGTGCTTCGTGGCTCAACATGGTCGAGCGCTTCTTCCGCGACATCTCGGAGAACCGCATCCGGCGCGACAGCTTCACCAGCGTGCCTGAGCTGGAATTGGCGATCGATCTCTACGTCGAGCACCACAACGCCAATCCCAAGGCCTTCATCTGGACCGCCAGCGCCACCGACATTCTGGCCAAGGTCACGCGAGCCAAGGCCGCCCTGGCGCGGACCAAGAGATAAGTACATATTTACGTGGCGCACTACACTAGGGGTGGCGAGATCACGGTCGGTGCGATTGGTCGATCATCTGCAACTGCGAGGCTGGGCTTCAAACGCGGTTTTTGGCCGATTGACGTTGTCCCGGGGGTAGGTGCTTGTCATCCTTGGATGCCTTGTTCTCGGGCTTTGGCTGACCACTGCCAGTTCTACCTCTGCCGCGGCGGCTATCGGGCGACGCAGCAATTTCGGAGGGCTTTTGTTGAATGTTGTGGACTGTCTGCGCTCGCTCCTTAAGAAATTCACACAGCTGCATCGCAGCAGATCCAAGGCCGGATTCCGGGCGAAGCATCCCGATCGGCGCGAGTTCTGCAGCGGGTCCCCAGTGCACTTGCGCGAGTTGGCCGGAGTCGAGCATTGGGCGCGCAAGGTTCAACGGCATTAGCGCCAGCAGATTTTTACGCAGAAGTAGCCACCAGATCATTGGCATCGAGCGCGTAACGATCGGAAAGGTGCCCGGTGGCGCCGGAAAGGCTGCGGCCAATTCGTCGAATCGACTTCTCGCTGCCAATCCCGCCGGGAGCTGCAGCCAAGTCTGGGCCGCCAAGTCCCTCAGGCTCGGCTTTCGGGCGCCAGCAAGAGGATGGTCGGCCCGGCACAAGACAACAAAGCAGTCTTTAAGGAGGGCGTCGAAGATCCAGCCTTCGGGGGTAACAACGGGTTGCCGGCAAACGACGAGATCGACCTCGTCGCGCGAGATCGCGAGCAACTGGTCTTCCCCTTCGACCTCCTGCAGATGCACTTGGATGCTCGGGCGCACCGAACTGAATTGGAGTAATGCTTCGAAGAGCAACCCATGGATGGCTGAGGCGGAACCAATCATGCGCACGGATCCCGCTCCCTGATTCTGCCGAGCTGCCAGTATTTCAGAACCACTGGCAAGCCCAAGAAGCAACTGGCGAGCAACGGGCAGCAAGTCTACGCACACCGGTGTTGGACGCACACCGCGGGCGTGCCGGTCGAACAGTCGGGTCTCCAGAAGCTGCTCCAGATAGGCCAGCGTCTGTGTCACCGAAGACTGCGTCAGGCCAACCGCCTCCGCCGTACGCTGCACGCTGCCCAGTTCAGCCAGGTTGAGCAGCACTTGGATGTGCCGAAACTTGCCGCGCGCGAGCAATCGGTTGAGCAACGATGTGGGGGACTGGAAGGCCATTAGGAAGTCTAATCGAAATGGCAAAATATTAATTTGTTTACGATTGCTCGAAGATCGAAGATTCTGCTGTCACCAGCCAATGCAGCGGCGTTCGACCGCCGACAGAGACAGCACGATGAAGAACCCCCTGCGTCGCCTTTTCCTAGTCGCCGTGCTCGCGAGCACCTCCATCGGGGCAGCGTACGCCCAGACTGGAAACTGGCCGTCCCGTCCCATCCGCATCGTGGTACCGGCCCCGGTGGGCGGGCCTTATGACCTGACCATGAGACCGCTCGCGCAGCAGATGTCGCAGATGCTCAAGCAGCCCGTGGTGATCGACAACCGGCCGAGCGCCGGCAATATTGTGGGTACGCAAATAGGTGCGGGTGCCCCGCCTGATGGCTACACGCTCACCATGACGGGCATGTTCAACACCATCAGTCAGAGCATGTACTCCAAGCTGTCCTTTGACATCGTCAAGAGTTTTGAGCATATCGGCGCGATCGGGGAGGGTGCTCAGTGGCTTGTGGTACGCAGCGATGCAGGTATTTCGAGCTTCCAGGATCTCGTGGAGCAGGCTCGTCGTGAGGCCGGGAAAATAAACTACGCGAGCTCCGGCACGGGCAGTACTGGTCACCTAGTCATGGAGCTTTTGCAGCGTGCCACGCATACCCAAATGACGCATATCCCATATAAGGGCGGCGGTCCTGCTTTGCAGGACGTTCTGGCCGGGGTGGTTTCTGTTAGCGTGGTGCCTCCGACTTCTGTGTTGGCATCGGTACAGGCTGGAAAGCTCAAGGTGCTTGCAACTTCGGGCGCAACACGAAGCCCGGACACACCCGATGTGCCTACATTCGCAGAGCTTGGATACAAGCAGTTGACCGTGACATCCTGGGTCGGCCTGTCCGCACCCAAGGGTACGCCTGCAGCCGTGGTTGACAAGATCAATTCCACAATGAACTCGGCCCTGAGAGAGCCGGCGCTGCGTAAGCAGTTGGAAGCCCAAGGATTGTCCGTGCTTCGCACGACCCCGCAGGAGTATGCGCAGTTGGTCAACGCCGACACCGAACGTTGGGGAGCCTTGGTGCGCAGCCTAAATCTCAAAGCAAACTGAAAGAGATAGAAGACCATGCCATTTGCAGATTCCCGGGGACGCCAGATTTACTACGAGCGTCACGGTGAAGGTCGAGCGGTGCTGTTTTGCCACGGCGCTGGCTCCAACGCCGCGACTTGGTGGCAGCAACTACCGGTGTTCAGCCGGCACTACACGTGCATCACGATGGACATACGGTGCTTTGGGCGATCAGCCGCACCGATTGAGGAGTTCGTTCTGGAGAATTTTGTCGAAGACGTGACGCGGATACTCGACAAGGAGAAGCTCGACAAGGTTAGTCTGGTCGGGCAGTCGCTCGGAGGAATGATCGGACTGAAGCTGGCCTTGACTCATCCAGATCGCCTGGCCGCGTTCATTGGCTGTGATACGTCGCTCGCGATCAATCACCCCGTCTTGCTGGAGATCTTGGCCGCCCGGCGGATCTCTCAACGAGCTGTTGCGATTGAGCAGCGCTCAATGGGTCGCTGGTTCCTCGAGAACCATCCGGACAAAGCCGGCTTGTACGCGCAAATCAACCACTTCAACCCAAGCACGCACTCGATATCGGCTGACCGGTGGGACGCCGCGATCGGTTCCCTGATGCAACCTGATCGCCTAGTTCCAATGGAGGCGCTCGGGCAGGTGCAGTGTCCGACGTTGATGCTGGTTGGCAGCGAGGATCCGATCGTTCCTGTCGCGGTGGCGCGCGAAGTGGTACCGCTGGTGCCCGGGGCGGAGCTTGTTGTTGTGGACGATGCGGGGCATTCGACCTACTTCGAGAAGCCGGTGGAGTTCAATCAAAAAGTGCTCGAATTCATCGCGCGACGCGCCATTTATTGACCGCAATCATTCCGCAGTCGGGACTCGATTGCATCACTGAGTCCCGAAGACTCAGGATCAATGGGTCTTGCATGCGATGCGATCGTCATATTCGATGCGGCAGCGCTGCTCTCGGCAGATCTGCCCATGCTCCGTTCTCATAGCCCGTCGAAAAGGTCGAGGGCATTGCTGTAACCGGCGGCTTCGAGCTGCAAAAAGTCAACGGGATCTCGACCAGTCACGCGCCTGATGTAGTCAAGGGAGAGGAGTGCTTTTCACGATCTTGACTTGCATGCGTTCTAAACTGAGCTTCCCTCAATTTCTATCTTCGCCGATAAATCATGATTTCACGAACTTACTTTCAACTTCCTGTCACTGCCCTGTTGGCCGTGCTCGCGCATCTGCCAGCAAATGCCCAAGTGGTCACGGGTGCCGGCGCAAGCTTCCCTGCACCGCTTTATTCCAAGTGGGCATCAGAATTCAATAAGGCCACCGGCATCAAGATCAACTATCAATCGGTGGGTTCTGGGGCGGGGATCAAGCAAATCGAAGCCAAGACGGTCGACTTCGGCGCTTCGGATGCTCCTCTGACCGATGATCAGCTGCGGGCCAAAGGCTTGGTTCAATTTCCTACTGTCATAGGTGGGGTAGTGCCCGTCGTCAATATTGCGGGGATCGGCCCTGGACAGCTGAAGCTGAGCGGTCCGGTCTTGGGCGACATCTATCTTGGGAAGATCAGCAAATGGAATGACCCTGCCATCAGGGCGCTGAATGGATCGCTTGCACTGCCCGATGCCCAGATTGCCGTTGTTCGCCGCGCCGACGGTTCCGGCACAAGTTTCGCTTTCACGAACTACCTCAGCCAAACGAATCCTGAATGGAAGAGCAAGGTTGGGGAGGGCACGGAAGTGAACTGGCCCAACGGTGTGGGCGGAAAGGGAAACGAAGGCGTCGCTGCGTTCGTGAGTCGCCTGCCTAACTCAATCGGATATGTGGAGTATGCCTATGTCAAGCAGAACAAGATGACATATGCGCAGATGCAGAATTCCTCCGGCTCTTTTGTTTCTCCCGAGGAGGCTGCCTTCAAGGCAGCCGCTGCTGGCGCCGACTGGGC
This region includes:
- a CDS encoding DUF1330 domain-containing protein, with amino-acid sequence MSAYVLAVINVEDPVKYGDYASVAPATVEAFGGRYLARDGKKHPLEGAVFGNRVVVLEFPSVEAANRWYHSDEYQAVRRKREGAAQGDIFVIEGYAHPSSN
- a CDS encoding MFS transporter, translating into MTTSTFESRQSNAAIASPAGDFADATYRKVGWRLLPLLFICYIVAYLDRVNIGFAKLQMQSDLQFSEAVYGLGAGIFFIGYFLFEVPSNVILHKVGARRWIARIMITWGLLSAGTMFVNSATSFYVVRFLLGVAEAGFFPGIILYLTYWYPAWRRSKATSFFVAAIPFAGILGGPISGWILQGVGGVHGWAGWQWLFLLQGLPTVALGLVVLRYLEDRVADAKWLTAPERELIVRDIAQEGVGKAEPHILSVLGNGRVWLLAIVYFTFTAGIYGISFWLPSIIKAMGVKGALDIGLISAVPWTFGVIAMYFMARSADHRLEYRWHSAIAAIVGALGLVMSVAYGGNVTLSMVGLTIATMGIMSTIPIFWGIPTAFLGGTAAAAGIAFINSFGNLSGFSAPFLIGLIKDATQSTNAGLHMLAGLLVLGGILVLLVKSERTAPNR
- a CDS encoding tannase/feruloyl esterase family alpha/beta hydrolase, whose product is MRRVVHLGVLAAATTTATLALLSACGGGGSSNSGLLGLAGQTGSTGSTGSTGTTAQTGLACDESMKTAFKPDANTTVLQVKKVKKGDAYFGVTAQQAAFLGGPAVFAADLCMVKLLVGPGVPGPDGAPSTSRGIGIEVWLPEKDAWIHRVHVLGTPGWSTGGPETTLDKMTLGSGMWGTDDSPARVATDEGAVTSMTDTGIQSPTQGSFALNPDKSDNAAGWRDWTYRGLYEQAVKTKALATAYYGSAPQYSYFSGGSGGGRQALHVAQNLPEQYDGILAAMPGPDWSSFLPEVYPALLALRELGGNDPVAQLDLASRAAVSACDMVGGQHLGFILDIKSCRYDPTKDTAVLCTTDGGTNSTSACLTQKQALVMNKIWYGLTVDGSVPDPAIDNGFDAPPSGVRKWYGYPRGGYIRSLLNAFTWLGGPGVGRDVAAIALHDPSMGTATFINATGNGQDGWMNLTYAQLADAYDKFKAMNGQFGFNTNNPDLTRLRDAGTKLLHTSNVHDASVWLQGHTDYYDHVVAQMGGLAAVQNYYKLYVLPGLFHGEFNGSANRESNPPAPVAFQTYQALVSWVEKGISPDTMVFNSPKDGYVPPIWTGFGPTVGPEMSLPACAYPTKATYVSGDILKAASYACK
- a CDS encoding IS630 family transposase, with the protein product MRIAPRIELDAAVQRELTALARRGRVEARVQQRAKIVLLAAQGWQNKDIASEVDLDRRQVALWRQRFLEGGVEALMQDAPRPGRTPSVTTAEFESSVVDKTLHEKPIAATHWSTRTLAAQLGVGPTTIRRVWKRNGLKPHRQSTFKLSRDPRFEDKLLDVVGLYLNPPERALVLSCDEKSQIQALNRTQPGLPMKKGRAGTVTHDYKRHGTTTLFAALNTLDGTVISMCQQQHRHAEWLQFLRLIQRKTPKHLKLHLIVDNYGTHTHPEVQAWLAKHPRFVMHFTPTSASWLNMVERFFRDISENRIRRDSFTSVPELELAIDLYVEHHNANPKAFIWTASATDILAKVTRAKAALARTKR
- a CDS encoding LysR family transcriptional regulator yields the protein MAFQSPTSLLNRLLARGKFRHIQVLLNLAELGSVQRTAEAVGLTQSSVTQTLAYLEQLLETRLFDRHARGVRPTPVCVDLLPVARQLLLGLASGSEILAARQNQGAGSVRMIGSASAIHGLLFEALLQFSSVRPSIQVHLQEVEGEDQLLAISRDEVDLVVCRQPVVTPEGWIFDALLKDCFVVLCRADHPLAGARKPSLRDLAAQTWLQLPAGLAARSRFDELAAAFPAPPGTFPIVTRSMPMIWWLLLRKNLLALMPLNLARPMLDSGQLAQVHWGPAAELAPIGMLRPESGLGSAAMQLCEFLKERAQTVHNIQQKPSEIAASPDSRRGRGRTGSGQPKPENKASKDDKHLPPGQRQSAKNRV
- a CDS encoding Bug family tripartite tricarboxylate transporter substrate binding protein — protein: MKNPLRRLFLVAVLASTSIGAAYAQTGNWPSRPIRIVVPAPVGGPYDLTMRPLAQQMSQMLKQPVVIDNRPSAGNIVGTQIGAGAPPDGYTLTMTGMFNTISQSMYSKLSFDIVKSFEHIGAIGEGAQWLVVRSDAGISSFQDLVEQARREAGKINYASSGTGSTGHLVMELLQRATHTQMTHIPYKGGGPALQDVLAGVVSVSVVPPTSVLASVQAGKLKVLATSGATRSPDTPDVPTFAELGYKQLTVTSWVGLSAPKGTPAAVVDKINSTMNSALREPALRKQLEAQGLSVLRTTPQEYAQLVNADTERWGALVRSLNLKAN
- a CDS encoding alpha/beta fold hydrolase, giving the protein MPFADSRGRQIYYERHGEGRAVLFCHGAGSNAATWWQQLPVFSRHYTCITMDIRCFGRSAAPIEEFVLENFVEDVTRILDKEKLDKVSLVGQSLGGMIGLKLALTHPDRLAAFIGCDTSLAINHPVLLEILAARRISQRAVAIEQRSMGRWFLENHPDKAGLYAQINHFNPSTHSISADRWDAAIGSLMQPDRLVPMEALGQVQCPTLMLVGSEDPIVPVAVAREVVPLVPGAELVVVDDAGHSTYFEKPVEFNQKVLEFIARRAIY
- the pstS gene encoding phosphate ABC transporter substrate-binding protein PstS, coding for MMISRTYFQLPVTALLAVLAHLPANAQVVTGAGASFPAPLYSKWASEFNKATGIKINYQSVGSGAGIKQIEAKTVDFGASDAPLTDDQLRAKGLVQFPTVIGGVVPVVNIAGIGPGQLKLSGPVLGDIYLGKISKWNDPAIRALNGSLALPDAQIAVVRRADGSGTSFAFTNYLSQTNPEWKSKVGEGTEVNWPNGVGGKGNEGVAAFVSRLPNSIGYVEYAYVKQNKMTYAQMQNSSGSFVSPEEAAFKAAAAGADWAKSFYQILNNKPGKDAWPITTATFILMHKAQEKPTQAAAVLKFFDWAYKSGDKASAELDYVPMPDGVKAAILKSWGNIKSDAGQAIAYQ